Part of the Fusarium musae strain F31 chromosome 3, whole genome shotgun sequence genome, aaCGCAGCATTGCATGGCCACAAAGGGCAAAAGACGCGCCGACCTCACGCCAGCATTGGGCAGGATATATGAAAGATTTGCGCCGAGGTCACTCGGATGAAGTCAAAGAACACCAGGCCCCTGGCTAGTCTTGTGGACAGTCCGCATCAAGCATGCATGTCACGAGATATCTTGGAGCAGGGCAACCTAAAGGACGACACTCCGTGAAACATAGGCAGACTGATTTGAAATCCGATGGACACTAAGCCTTTGGCATACATCAAGCCACTAAATAGGCTTTAAGAATTTCAAACACATCATCAAGGTGTACAGTGACATAGCAACAGTTCTGATACTTGTGTTATGTAGAGATGCACAGCGCTCGTTATGATGCAGCTTGAGCCTGCATAGATCATATTACATATGTAGCCGAGATAGAATTCACGTAACTGATTTGAGATCTGATATTATTCAAAAAATTGTATTTCCGAGCAGTCATACTATCTGATGAAGAACCAAGTGGTGGTTGTGCAACTCGCTGATTTCATGTTTAACCATTCTCTTTTGGTATTGTTCAAAGCCGTCCAAAGCTAAGTAGTCTCAAAACACAAAGAAACCCCCCAACGCCATTCATGAGTCGAATTTATGATTTCGCGTTAAAAACGTGCTGTGCTTttgtctcttcctccaagGATGGGTGTGGCGCTGGCCTACAGTCCATGTTTTGACATGTGATCTGTGGCTGACTGTATCCCCACACCCTTTCAACGACATGTCTCTACTGACAACACGATGTTCGTATCCTTCCACATTGCACATCGATCAATtatccctcctcctcctcctcctcctcctcctcctcttctcgtcGTTAAGAAAGATTGTACCGCTTAAGCAGCATCGGCGCTGGCAGCGGGCTGGACAATCTTGGTGACCTGAGAGCCAGCACGGATGATGCGTTGACCGGCAGAGTCGTTCATGTAGGTAATATCCTTGTTCTCGAACTGAGCACGCTTCCAGATCTCAACCTCGCAACCACCGCGGAGGACACCAACACGCATGGTAGACAGAAGGTTGTGGGCAGCGTTGGAGTGGAGGTAGACACCACCGTTGAAGATAGCGGTAGCGTCCTTTCCGATGGCGGAGTTGATGAGGGCCTTGCCACCGGGGTGgtccttgatgaagtcgGTAACGTCGTGGATAACACCGGCAATGGCAACGAGACCCTTTCCAGCCTTGGCCTGGGCGACGAAGTCGTCCCAGTCAACAACGGGGAGCTGCTCCAGAGGAATACCCCAGTCGAGGGTGGCACGCTTCtggtcaagcttcttctggagCTGCTGGACACGgcccttctcaatctcgTTGGCACGGAACTCCTTCAGCTCATAAGCAAGACCAAGCTGCTTCCAGCACCAGATGCTCCACTTGGTAGGGTCGTACTGCCACCACTCAATAGCGTTGCGGTAATCCGAAGGGAACTCGTGGTGGAAGTTGTGGTACCCCTCACCAAGCGTGACGAGAGCAGTGATGACGTGGTCACGGGGCGAGTTGCGGTCATCAAAAGGCTGGTCACCGAGCCAGTGGGCAAGAGAGTTGACACAGAAGGTGGCCTGCTGGACGAAGCAAACACGGAGGATACCAGCGTAAACGAGACCACCCCACCAGTCACCCCAGCCCAGACCAGCGACGAGAGCAGGGAAAGCGAGAGCCATGAAGAGAACGCACTTGATGTAGTTCTTGTGTTGCCAGACAACGACGGCGTCCTCGTTGAGATCGGTGATATCGGTACGGCCTTGTCGCTTAGGGTTCTGCTTGAGGATCATCCAGCCCATGTGGGAGTACATGAGACCCTTGCGGACGGAGTAGGGGTCCTTGTCGGTATCGGTATAACGGTGGTGAACACGGTGACCATATGACCACCATCGGATGGAACCCTGAACGGCGCCAGCACCGACAGCAGCGAGATAGATCTTGAGAGGGGTAGTACCCTTGTAGGCAGAGTGAGACCAAAGTCGATGATAACCTGGTATTGTAAGTAATTGATCGATGGTATCCGAATTTTGGAAGCAGTGCTTCCTTGGGAGTTGACTTACCAGCAGTGATGCCGAGACCAGTGTGAACATAGTAGAAGACAGCCCAGAGAGCAGTCTTGAGCTGGAGAGGAACCCAGTAGGCGGAGATGAATCCGGCCAAGGGAACGAAGATAACCAACGTGGTGTTGAGCCAGTTGATGTGCTGAGGCCAGTTGCTCCAGGTCATGGGAGTGTCGGCAATATGGACCTTGTTGATATCCTTCTTGGCACCGCCAGCGCGGAGAGGAACATAGTCCTTGGTGCCATCAGGGAATGGCTGGGCATTCTTGCCCGCAGCAGTAGCTGTCGCCATATCGATCGAGTTGTCGATTATAGGTTGGCGATGGCAAGTGTCTGTCGTCGACTCGAAGATATAGGAACCCAACACAGAGAGAACCACAAAGTTGATGGTTACTCAGATAAGCGGAGGGAAAGCTGAACCTTTTTAGGATGAAGAGTATCCTAAACAAAGGGTGAAGGGTTTAtgagaagggaaaggaactggaggaggttgatcGAGAAGTAATTCCGGCTGGGGCGGAGGACTCTAAAAGGACTTTATACTATCAGAGGCAGACCCGAGCCGGAGCTGGGCGCAGGAAAGAATCGATTGAAttggatgaggacgaggaagcgGTAGAGACTGGGGAGGGGGGTGTAAAGTATAGGTAGTGGGTTTGGGAGGCGTGAGACAAGTGGAGGGTCCTAGTCTCAGGCCTTGTCCAGGCTGTTCTGCCTCCTTCTCAGCGGCGACCGGGCGACAGACACCCCGAACAGCGCTTCCTTCAGTGAGGAGGCAAAAAACACAGGGCCAGGGTGGAACCTCTGATTGACAATTAACCCTTGTTGTGGCGGCGAACTCAAGGTTGGGGAAGTATGTAAAACGAAGCCGTTTTGGTCATCAAGAGCTGGGGTTTGTGTGAATCGACTTTCTTAAGcgaggaggcggaggcaaATGAAGACGATGGCATATGCCGATACAGAATCAGATGATGAATAACAACGGCGAGGAGGCCAGGTAAGCTCTTCCTTTCGACCAGAATTGTGTATCAGTTTTGAGTTGGGGAAGCTCAAGATAAAGTTGGGGCAGGCTTGTACTCTGTTGACGTCTGACTGGTAGGCCTTTACAATCGTGTCTAAGTCGTCATGATGCTTCGAACCTCGGTGATCTGAGATATTCTTTGCTTGTGAAgattgatgaggatgaagcaaATGGAATGCTGCTATCCATTCAGACAAGCCTATGGTCTCTGCGGTTGTATCGAAGTTGTGAGTGAGGTTGAATCTGGCGTATTATGTGACACACGCCTACCGTCTCCCCATCAAAGGGAGAAAAATCCATTGGGGCGGGCGGACCAAGAAAAGGCAACAGCAGCTCCCGTCGCTTCCCGGCAACCTAACCCTCTTGATCTATAGAGGCGCttatacggagtacatcATGAATTCAGGGACTTTGTCTCTACTGTACAGTGCAGTATGTACTGAACCCTTCACTGACTGATACGGATAATTATGAATTCGACCATTATCAGGAGTTTTGATATTGGGTTCAGCGAGTTGCAGGACTTGTTAAAGGTAGTTGAGCATATTGACGTTTCAATTGGCTGAACCTGATACTGAATTGGTTGTGTCATTGTCTCCTAGAAGTCAAAACTGAACCTGTCACAACCGACTAATAACAGCTGCTGTAAGTGATTCACATCAATCAACCTTTGGCAAGCACTGTAATTCAGATGACCATGTCCTCCAACAACTTACGATGTATTTCATCGAGCTTCCCGCTCTGCTCTGCATCTCGAGTTACCGAGATCTTCCTTATGCCCTGTCACTTAGACGAAGGAATGATGCCAGTAATCAGCCCaggataggtaggtatcgTTAGTAGACGCTTTCATTGTGTTGAAATTGTGTCGGTCTTTCTCCGCAAATACAAAGATCAACTGGGCGACGTCTGCTCGGACAGATACTGGGTCTTGTAGCTGGGACGAAAGGTCGACGTCGACCTGCTCGCTCCTTCCCTCAACCTTTTTTGCTTCCCCAACAACTTTTTGGCGGCTCCAATCAAGTGTGGGGCTCAGCTGGGCGCCCGGGTACCGTTTGGGTACCCCTGCCAATGATGAAGTACCTTGTCAGCCATTTTTGGGCTTGAGGATACTTCTATTTCAAGGGACGGCACATCTACATCTGGCCCTGCAAGAGGCAACGCGCCAGTGCATGAGGTGTCTTCCATGCAGGGGAGCTCACACGAAAAACCCGGAGCCGCCTGAGCTTCGAGACTGTGAGTGAGACTTTGATCTAAGTCAAGCCTCAAGAAAAAACAAAATTCAGAGAGAAAAAAATGCAGAGTCCACATCTCCACTGATTTGTTAAGAGGCGATACTATTTGCCGAAGTCGATTGTGGGATCTCGCATGGCATGATTGAGAAAAAGTCCCGATCTATTGGAGGTCATCGATATCCAAGACGTTTTGTTGGTAGATGGACTTTTAgacgttggtgatgatgatgatgaggttggaTAGTATCACAAACGGAACGATACAGGACTAACAGCAGGCCAAAACAGGCACACGAAATTCTGTTACATTGACAATTGAAGTGGCGAATTGATCCCAATTGAGCTGTTGATATGTAAATCACTTCAATTCTGGTTGAGCAATGCCGAGGCTCGTTCCCGTCTGCTTTGACTCACTCGCACTCACACGCTTATCTCAAAGATCTAGCTAGCATCAGTCAGTGCCAGTCAATAGTAAATGCACAGTTCTCACTATACAGTGCATGCCTCGGGTTGATACCCTCAAATCTTGATAGGGATCCTTGGccaacctcacctcacctcagctTTTGATATCATATCTGCAATGTCCGCCAAATCCCGAGTTATCATGCCATGTGCTCGAGCTACAGGCGTCTGATTGAGAATCGTCATATGATTCCCATCCCGAGAATTCATCAGATTGTGATTGTTTTCAATTGTTGAATCCCAATGCAAACAATATCAAAATGATAGCCTTCAACATATCAGCCCTATCGCAAACTTCAGGCCAATACAACCTCTGTTCCCCCAGATCGAACGATACCTCGGCCCATTTGGCTGTTTACTGACATGACTTGTCCATTTGAGGGGTCTCTCGGTGACTCTTTTACCGTGCTCCGAGTCCGAGtggaaatggaaatggaaatggaaatggaTTGTCGATAGAGTCAGTCCCGTTCTCCCGaactcaaggccaagctgcCCTGAAGCCTGTCCTGAGCAGGGATGGTACGTACCTTTCACACCCCTGGTGCATTCTCCCCAGTTTCCCCAACAGAAACACAAGATCGGGATTCGCCAAGCTTAAGCGGCTCCACATTCGCCTCCAAATTCAAAAAGTTGCAGTTCAGTTTTGGCCTTATTTCtctgtcatcatcaatcaaaaTTCAGGCAGGGAAAAATTTAACCCTCAACACCCCACAGCCATCCGTCCATCCATCACATATCATCTCACGTGACGTCAAACGTCAAGTTTCTTGATGGATTCTAGAACAATTCTAAAGCTATTTGCATGGCCAATCATCGTAGAAATTTCATACAGCACCCTATACCTGAGTCCTGTGACTCTGGGCGGTATCACTGGTTGTAATTTGATAGCTTGCCAGGTGCTGCCTTCATGAAGTTCCTAGTAACTGTAGTATGGATGTCTCCAGGTGGCCCGCGTGGTCTTCGTATCTACAATAACTACTAGGAGGCACCGTCGACTATTGAGATTCTCAGTATTGCGTCACACAAGGTGGAGTTATGTCTATATACCAGtttcttggagaagttgggGTTTAGATCATCTAAGGGCGTCATGGTGAGCCCATTTCGGATCTCGTTTATGGCCTCGCTTCAATTAACTTATCCAGCATCTTGTGTCGGGGACTATGATATACTGTTTCCCGTAGTGCATCCAGTGCATATCTCTACCGAGAAGGACTCGGACTATCAGCCGAACGGTATCACCTATCCCGCGGGGGGGATATTAGGTCCCCCTCCCCTAACCTCATGTAAAGATTCAGAGGATACGATCCCAGACTTGGAGATAAGAAGTCAAAACTCGGGCTTATATCCTCTCTAGTCATCTTATTCAGAGGATACTGCCGTAAGACTGGTTGTGATAAGCTTAAAGGTCGGGGTTTCTGTTGGCCTTATTCTGGTTATCAATGTTGGATATGCGGACTGTGCGCTTGATCTCTTAAATGTCGGTTGTACGAAATTGTAGCACGAGGTCGTGCGCAATGTGAATACACTTTCGATCCCTGTTCAGGTATTTCTTGCTGTGTTGTAACTTCTGATATAAGACGAAGCTGTCCGAAAAGCCCTTATGCAAAAGAGTACGCTCGTGTTTGACTGTACTGGATATTACGATGGTCCAGAGATCTTGGACAATTCTCGTGATAAGACAGAATGTAACATACGACTCTGGCGAGCGGAAACCGCACAATCACAGAAAATCATATAGCAATGCATGCGAGGCTGCTGCCATATCAACCACAGAGGCAAACCATATCCCTACTCTTACCTTTTTCCTCATTTGAATCTATGTCACAGGCGGAGAGCAACAAACTAGAGACTCAGAACAATGAAACATGTCAAGGCACCACCTGCAGAGCAAGCATCTTAGAAGTCAAGAACCACTGGCTCTGCCCCAGTCCGAGAGTCTCTTCGTGAAAGATTTGAATCCATCTGAATTCCTGGATCAGCTTGTGTAACAGACACTCATTCTCAATATCTTCGAAAACTCATCGCACAAGACGATCCTGGTTTAGGGGCTAGGCGGACTCGCGAGGGCGTGCCTTTTATTTTGGTGACTGTGGAGACGAGTGTAGGTAAAGAACTGTAGAGTTGTAAGCAAGTGAAGTTGAGAGACTAGATGAGAAAGAATATGCAGAGGCAAGCTAGATCAGAAATCGATTGTGATGCTACGCACACGTAGGAAGGTAATTGCACCAGAACTGAGCATAGATTTCGATCaacagtatttatatttgcGCCCTATTATGCAAAATGCCCGCCTATATCCCGCTAAACAAGAAACATATGAAATAAacatagtaaaagtatagtATAGTCAATACAAATGAATCCAAACTCAACGTTCATCAAAGCATGTCGTTCATAGACATTCATTAGAGTCCGGACGGACAGTTCGCGCCCTTGGACACGTCGTCAGTCATGTTCTCTCCTTTCGTCGGTTCGTCGTGAGTCAATAAGTGTGAGATCTGAACCTCCGGTACAGATTCAGTGCGTTCGGCCACCCCCTCGGCTACCTTTCCATTCTCCCGGCTGTCTGCTTCCACTGCGATCACCTTTTTCTCCATTGTAGCTTGATTGGTTCCAGGTACTGTGGACCCTTGCTTTTCTGCCGCGATTGGTTCCGCATCCAGTTCTGCTTTTGTGTTTGGCTCCTCAGAGACGTCCCTCTCGTTTGCAGACGTCGTCTGATGATCCTCTGTTTTGCCCCCTTCTTGAAGCATTTGAGTCTCTTGGCtgtcgttcttcttggatAGTCCCTCCAATGTGTTTCCTGTTTCCTGATACAAGGCTTGCGCCTCTTTGATTTCTTCGCCTCCAACATCTTCTCCTTTTTCTGCTGACAAAAGACTTTTTCCCCcgttcccttcttctcctggtgCATCCTCCTTAGTGTCTTGCGCACCATCCCTTATCACTGTGCCGTTGTCTCCAGGAGTGATATTCCCCGACTGTGTTGAGCCGGGCGCCGATTCGTTGTACATTATTCCTGTATTATCGTCGTTGCCGCTGCTCACAAATTCTCCTTGACCTTCATGAACCTCGCCAACTTTCGCAATGGAAATAGCACGCAAATCATCTCCTAGATCCACACCTCGGGTTGGGCTTGGAGTTGAAGTCGAAGTAGCTGGGGTCTCGTGCCTCTCCAAAGCCGAGTCGGGAGCTGTGAGTGCATCCGAGTCGATTAGTGCTGACTTGTTGGCCGTAGGCGTTTCGTCAAGTGGTGTTCCTTCAGGTCCCACATCACTGTAAGATGAAGGTATATTCCGATTCGCTGCCCAAGCACCAATGTCGTATAGGCCGCGGTGCGAATTGTATTCATCACAATTACTAGGCAACGGGCTCGGGGGAGAGCGTCCCCGCGTGTAGTAATATGGTTCGTATCTGACAGGACTTGTTTCCGCACCGGGTTGATTCACGTAAGACCAGTCGTTAGGGGGTTCGACCGTCCTGATTTGTGGAAGATTTTCTGGATGATATCCGTCAACCAGATATTGATGCAAGGTGTAGCCTTCGTCAACTATCGATTCAGGGGGGTTCAGTTGTCCAGTCTCTTCGCTTTCGCTTTGTCGAGGGAACATCTCCAACAGAGCAGACGCCTGAAGCCGCATGCGCGGGTCATTACTCAAACAAACTTCTGCCATTTGTCGATACCAGTCCGGGATATTTACTTCGGGGCCAAGTATCAGCGGTCGTCCCTGCGCTTCTGGCTCATCTTCCTGCGTTGCCAAAGCCCACAACACCATTCCAAGTTGGTATAGATCCGATTTGACGCCGATGTACATAGTGATGCGCTGGTTACTCTCAATGAGAGGTGTTGCCTCCGGAGGCTCCCAGCCTACTGGACATCCCCTTctgttgatgtcaatgatCTTTGCGTCGCCATAACCATCTATAACTATGTTTGATAGTGTGAAGTCTCCTTGCACAAACCCTGACTCGTGGATATCAGACAGCCCTTCCACGATCTGCCGGGCCCATTTTTCTCTCGTCGCCCAAGGAAGATCGTAGTCACCATCTTTGCAGTGCTCGTAGATGACGTCGATGAGGGCTCCTTGATCCGCATAGTTGATAAGAAGACCCTTAACATTCTGATCTTGGTCATCCACAACCACACCATAAAAGTGAATGACATTGCGTGAGGATCTTAAAGCATTGAGGGCGTTGATTTCATACAGAAATTCGTCTATGGTATCAGGGCTTGGAATCTCCTTTTTGATGAGTGTGTGGCCGTTGACATTGACTTTATAAACAAATCCTGACATGTGGGACTCAAAAGTGATGTCCCTTTCTCGAATGCGGCGACAACCCAAATGCTTGATTTGGGCAACAGTGGGATATTGTATAATTTCCTGTATATCATTAGCTTGATCTCAGTAAGTGTGTCGTAAATACCGACATTGCCGTCTTCAACTACGTGCACATGAAGCCTTCCATCTGTTGTTTGAAGCTTCAAATTTGTTACAGTGTCATAAAATTGAATGTCCCTCAAGCTTTCCCTGATCGC contains:
- the OLE1 gene encoding stearoyl-CoA 9-desaturase (EggNog:ENOG41) — encoded protein: MATATAAGKNAQPFPDGTKDYVPLRAGGAKKDINKVHIADTPMTWSNWPQHINWLNTTLVIFVPLAGFISAYWVPLQLKTALWAVFYYVHTGLGITAGYHRLWSHSAYKGTTPLKIYLAAVGAGAVQGSIRWWSYGHRVHHRYTDTDKDPYSVRKGLMYSHMGWMILKQNPKRQGRTDITDLNEDAVVVWQHKNYIKCVLFMALAFPALVAGLGWGDWWGGLVYAGILRVCFVQQATFCVNSLAHWLGDQPFDDRNSPRDHVITALVTLGEGYHNFHHEFPSDYRNAIEWWQYDPTKWSIWCWKQLGLAYELKEFRANEIEKGRVQQLQKKLDQKRATLDWGIPLEQLPVVDWDDFVAQAKAGKGLVAIAGVIHDVTDFIKDHPGGKALINSAIGKDATAIFNGGVYLHSNAAHNLLSTMRVGVLRGGCEVEIWKRAQFENKDITYMNDSAGQRIIRAGSQVTKIVQPAASADAA
- a CDS encoding hypothetical protein (EggNog:ENOG41), whose amino-acid sequence is MAQAGVIASEPPQTLRSQTNALSGTQGFFRKLFGRQSGSNTPCKPTEQPKSPQHEADTADLDKGGLIRRMSRRVVPGLPRAQTFKRQVSERRTNLSPIEPTPDERRAVSMDRRSYRPRSPSASQPATNPRVSAPSFLGSPQDEIPRFVPSISVNDITDEPPRGPADGILHPDEEMTLADECPAQDSLSTADTRSITASQYEAIIHEELEKTWILNLSMHFRDRSKREKFFVTYRERDHLWRRVTISLDYRDAPPNSLEMDLINTHYQREKSAKIYEAIRESLRDIQFYDTVTNLKLQTTDGRLHVHVVEDGNEIIQYPTVAQIKHLGCRRIRERDITFESHMSGFVYKVNVNGHTLIKKEIPSPDTIDEFLYEINALNALRSSRNVIHFYGVVVDDQDQNVKGLLINYADQGALIDVIYEHCKDGDYDLPWATREKWARQIVEGLSDIHESGFVQGDFTLSNIVIDGYGDAKIIDINRRGCPVGWEPPEATPLIESNQRITMYIGVKSDLYQLGMVLWALATQEDEPEAQGRPLILGPEVNIPDWYRQMAEVCLSNDPRMRLQASALLEMFPRQSESEETGQLNPPESIVDEGYTLHQYLVDGYHPENLPQIRTVEPPNDWSYVNQPGAETSPVRYEPYYYTRGRSPPSPLPSNCDEYNSHRGLYDIGAWAANRNIPSSYSDVGPEGTPLDETPTANKSALIDSDALTAPDSALERHETPATSTSTPSPTRGVDLGDDLRAISIAKVGEVHEGQGEFVSSGNDDNTGIMYNESAPGSTQSGNITPGDNGTVIRDGAQDTKEDAPGEEGNGGKSLLSAEKGEDVGGEEIKEAQALYQETGNTLEGLSKKNDSQETQMLQEGGKTEDHQTTSANERDVSEEPNTKAELDAEPIAAEKQGSTVPGTNQATMEKKVIAVEADSRENGKVAEGVAERTESVPEVQISHLLTHDEPTKGENMTDDVSKGANCPSGL